A single region of the Marinibacterium anthonyi genome encodes:
- the traC_16 gene encoding DNA primase TraC encodes MARQQNRFDIHQAITDQIVTAMETAGAARMPWTCSRGGSLARPVNIATGNPYNGVNVLSLWVSAWAAEYSSNTWGTYKQWQDRGCQVRKGERSSLIVFYKTLAVEETDTETGESAPGERMLARASRVFNGAQVDGFETAPETLPEAPLFYPIAQAEVFAAATGARIEEGGDVACYMPGPDLVRMPDRRRFTGTETSDPAEAFYAVLCHELVHWSGVDRRLDRDLSGRFGDASYAMEELVALS; translated from the coding sequence ATGGCCCGCCAGCAGAACCGCTTCGACATTCACCAGGCAATCACCGACCAGATCGTCACCGCGATGGAAACCGCGGGCGCGGCCCGGATGCCCTGGACGTGCAGCCGGGGCGGCAGCCTGGCCCGCCCGGTGAACATCGCCACCGGCAACCCCTACAACGGCGTCAACGTGCTGAGCCTCTGGGTCTCGGCGTGGGCGGCCGAATATTCCTCCAATACCTGGGGGACCTACAAGCAGTGGCAGGACCGGGGCTGCCAGGTTCGCAAGGGCGAGCGGTCGTCGCTGATCGTCTTCTACAAGACCCTCGCGGTCGAAGAGACCGACACCGAGACCGGCGAGAGTGCGCCCGGCGAACGGATGCTGGCCCGTGCCAGCCGGGTGTTCAACGGCGCGCAGGTCGATGGGTTCGAGACCGCGCCCGAGACGCTTCCGGAGGCGCCGCTGTTCTATCCGATCGCGCAGGCCGAGGTCTTCGCGGCGGCCACTGGCGCCCGGATCGAGGAAGGCGGTGACGTGGCCTGCTACATGCCCGGCCCGGACCTGGTCCGCATGCCAGACCGCCGCCGGTTCACCGGCACCGAGACGAGCGATCCAGCCGAGGCCTTCTACGCGGTTCTCTGCCACGAGCTGGTGCACTGGTCGGGTGTGGACCGGCGCCTGGATCGCGATCTCTCCGGCCGGTTCGGTGACGCGTCCTATGCGATGGAAGAGCTGGTCGCCTTATCTTGA
- the virS_3 gene encoding Virulence-regulating protein VirS, with translation MALDWQVPPFWAMNIARHLEDRTGTAARALTEVGLPADLLRSPPDRVRIGDETALLKIAARDTGDEIIACEAGIGFDPRRTSLLSYLLLNARTLEEGIVLAHRYLRIERQRAVFASRLHGNTAFLHVDARATELRDHPLYIEHALGAILAVIRRAVGTELAPREVHLMHRRPKDFERRLEDTFEGEVRSGASLPGLVLDRATLDLPLVDPDTVLLPHLTTHARMLLEAQRERHGDLGHRVRDVIATHLSKGAPTKARVARILGMSPRTLSRRLGAEGSSYEGLLLALRRDLADRYLGDRTLGQAQIAHLLGYADQPSFTTAYKRWTGTTPGAARRRGGIGRDAKTSDPP, from the coding sequence TTGGCGCTGGATTGGCAGGTGCCCCCATTCTGGGCGATGAACATTGCACGACACCTCGAAGACCGCACCGGGACCGCGGCCCGGGCGCTCACCGAGGTCGGCCTGCCTGCGGACCTGCTGCGCTCCCCTCCGGACCGGGTCCGCATCGGGGACGAGACCGCCCTGCTCAAGATCGCGGCGCGCGACACCGGGGACGAGATCATCGCCTGCGAGGCCGGTATCGGGTTTGATCCGCGAAGAACCTCGTTGCTCTCCTATCTGCTCCTGAATGCCAGGACCCTGGAGGAGGGAATTGTCCTGGCGCACCGCTACCTCAGGATCGAACGTCAGCGGGCCGTCTTTGCCAGCCGTCTGCATGGCAACACCGCATTCCTGCATGTCGATGCCCGGGCCACGGAACTGCGTGATCATCCGCTCTATATCGAACACGCGCTCGGCGCGATCCTCGCCGTAATACGCCGCGCCGTTGGGACTGAACTGGCCCCCCGCGAGGTGCACCTGATGCACCGCCGGCCGAAAGACTTCGAGCGCAGGCTGGAAGACACCTTCGAAGGCGAGGTGCGCAGTGGCGCGTCCCTGCCGGGACTGGTCCTGGATCGTGCAACGCTGGATCTTCCGCTGGTGGATCCCGACACGGTGCTCCTGCCCCACCTCACGACCCATGCCCGGATGCTGCTCGAGGCCCAGAGGGAGCGGCATGGCGACCTCGGGCATCGGGTGCGCGATGTGATCGCCACACATCTGTCTAAGGGCGCTCCGACCAAGGCCAGGGTGGCCAGGATCCTTGGCATGAGCCCCCGAACCCTGTCGCGCCGCCTGGGCGCCGAAGGCAGCAGCTACGAAGGCCTGCTTCTTGCGCTGCGCCGTGACCTCGCGGATCGCTACCTCGGGGACAGGACGCTCGGCCAGGCCCAGATCGCCCATCTCCTCGGCTATGCCGATCAGCCGAGCTTCACCACGGCCTACAAGCGCTGGACCGGCACGACACCCGGCGCCGCCCGCAGACGCGGCGGCATTGGCAGAGACGCCAAAACCTCTGACCCGCCCTGA
- the ssb_3 gene encoding Helix-destabilizing protein, translated as MQNIVILAGNIGRAPDTRNTQGGTSVTRFSLATSRPRLVDGQVVRAEDGSRIEDTEWHRIICFNGLGRVVQDRCGTGSKVLVRGRIHYTRWTDAADVERFGCEIIAEGVDFLNPVSPHETEVLVEPGDPTP; from the coding sequence ATGCAGAATATCGTCATCCTTGCCGGCAACATCGGCCGCGCGCCGGACACCCGCAACACCCAGGGCGGCACCTCGGTCACCCGGTTCTCGCTGGCCACCTCGCGTCCGCGCCTCGTCGACGGCCAGGTCGTCCGCGCCGAGGACGGCAGCCGGATCGAGGATACCGAATGGCATCGGATCATCTGCTTCAACGGCCTTGGCCGGGTCGTGCAGGATCGCTGCGGGACTGGTTCCAAGGTCCTGGTCCGCGGCCGCATCCATTACACCCGCTGGACGGACGCCGCTGATGTCGAGCGTTTCGGATGCGAGATCATCGCGGAAGGCGTCGATTTCCTGAACCCGGTCTCGCCGCACGAGACCGAAGTGCTCGTCGAGCCTGGGGACCCGACGCCCTGA